Below is a window of Gemmatimonadota bacterium DNA.
ATGGTCGCCCGTGACATTGCCCTGGCGCGCCTCACCCGCGGACGGGTACATATCGCTCATATCAGTACCCGCCGATCGGTGGACTTGGTCCGCCAGGCAAGGGTCGAAGGTTTGGCAGTCACGGCCGAGGTCGCCCCGCACCATTTTACACTCACCGAAGAGGCGGTTGAGGGGTATAATACCAACGCGAAAATGAGCCCGCCGCTCCGACTGGCCGACGATGTGGCGGCCATGAAGGACGGCCTGCGAGACGGAACCATTGACGCCATTGCGACCGACCATGCCCCCCACCATCGGGACGAGAAAGAGGTTGAATTCGATCAGGCCGCTCACGGCGTGACCGGCTTGGAGACGGCCCTGCCGTTGACGCTGCACTTAGTCCGGGACGGGGTGTTGTCCCTCTCCGAGGCAATACGGAAACTGACTGTGAATCCGGCTCGTATTCTAGGGCTCCCCTCTGGCACGCTTGCGGTGGGTAAGCCAGCAGACCTGACGCTTTTTGACGCGCACGCGAGTTGGCGGCTGGACCCGCTCGCCGCTCGGTCGCGCAGTCAGAATACGCCTTTTGCCGGCTGGGAGCTGACCGGTAAGGTACGGCTGACCATGGTCGATGGGCGGATCGTGTACGATGACCGTGAACAGGAGGGCCAGCCGGCGTGAGGAACACAGCGCTCTTGGCCCTGGCCGATGGGACGGTCTTTGAGGGGAGCGCTTTTGGCGCTCGGGGAGAAGCGGTCGGCGAGATCGTCTTCAACACCTCGCTGACCGGCTATCAGGAAATTCTCACCGACCCCTCCTATAAGGGCCAGATCGTCACCATGACTTATCCCGAGATCGGCAATGTCGGAGTCAATGTCGAAGATGTCGAATCCCGTCAACCCTTTGTTGAAGGCTTTGTGGTCAAGGAATACTGGGAGCGGCCCAGTAACTGGCGGGCACAGAAAAGTCTGGCCGCCTATATGCGCGAGCATGACATCGTGGGCATTCAGGGTATTGATACCCGTGCGCTCG
It encodes the following:
- a CDS encoding dihydroorotase translates to MRIVVQDGTVIDPANGLEADLDLLIEEGVIRELGQPGGFASAEAQRIDASGCVVAPGLIDMHVHLREPGYEYKETVLTGTQAAVAGGFTAVACMANTNPINDNGAVTRFIVEQARSAGLARVFPIGALSKGLHGEELAEIGEMIEAGAVALPDDGRSVMDHNLMRRALEHCSMFDVPISVHEEDLCLSSGGSMNEGPTSVRLGIRGVPSVAEDVMVARDIALARLTRGRVHIAHISTRRSVDLVRQARVEGLAVTAEVAPHHFTLTEEAVEGYNTNAKMSPPLRLADDVAAMKDGLRDGTIDAIATDHAPHHRDEKEVEFDQAAHGVTGLETALPLTLHLVRDGVLSLSEAIRKLTVNPARILGLPSGTLAVGKPADLTLFDAHASWRLDPLAARSRSQNTPFAGWELTGKVRLTMVDGRIVYDDREQEGQPA
- a CDS encoding carbamoyl phosphate synthase small subunit, producing the protein MALADGTVFEGSAFGARGEAVGEIVFNTSLTGYQEILTDPSYKGQIVTMTYPEIGNVGVNVEDVESRQPFVEGFVVKEYWERPSNWRAQKSLAAYMREHDIVGIQGIDTRALVRRIRDGGAQQGVISTRDLDAKRLVEKAQAAPDLVGRDLVKEVTCREPYDWSQGYWELEGGYRQQGAGHAPEPHFSVVAYDFGVKFNILRHLVEAGCRVRVVPAHTP